The Nocardioides marmorisolisilvae genomic interval CTTGTCCACCTGCTCGTTCCCACGGTCGAAAGTGTCGGTGCGGCCGGTCAGAATGGAGGCATGTCAGTCGCACAGACAGCCGGATATTCGGGCGCTTCCCTCGGGTCGCACGCTCCGGAGCATGCGGTCCTCGACGCCGTGGCCGATGCACGGACTCGGTCCATGCGGGCCGCGGCGGAGGAGCTGACCTGCGTGCTGGCCTGGGCACACGCCCACCCCGGCACACCCGGCGACTGCGCCTCCTGGCAGCGGGCCCTGATCCCGCCGGACGAGGACGGCCTGGACCGGCTCGGTGGGCCGGGCACCCCGGCGGTCGCCGAGTTCGCCGTCGAACAGCTCGCCGCCCGGCTCGCGGTCTCGACCGGGTCGGCCATGGGCCTCGTCGCCGACGCCCTCGACCTGGCCCACCGGCACCCGGTCCTGTGGGGCTGCGTCCAGGCCGGCGCCTGTCCCGTCTGGACGGCGCGGCGGGTCGTGTCGGCCTGCCACGCCCTGCCTGCCGAGGCCGCTCTCTGGGTCGACGAGCGGACCGGCCACCTGGCCGGGACCCGGGCATGGCGCACCGTGGAGTCGACCATCTCCTACGCGATCGCGAAGTGGGACCCCGAGAAGACCCGCGCTGCCGAGGAACAGGCGAGGGACGGCCGGCGGCTGGACATCGACCTGCCCGGACAGGGCGGCAACGCCGCCGACCCCGACAAGGTCATCGCCGCCGCTCACATCCGCGGCAGTCTCTCGGTCATCGACGCGATCAAGTTCGAGGCGCTGGTCGCGGCCCAGGCCGCCGAGCTGGCCGCGACCGGGGACACCTCCAGCCTGGACATCCGCCGGGCCAAGGCCCTCGGTGTGATCGCCGACCAGCTGATCACGGGCGAGCTCACCTTCTGCTCTGCCGAGACCGGCGTCAGCAGCGCCACCCGACCGGCACCGAAGAGCTGCCTCCCGGCCACCCTCTACGTGCACGTCACCCTCGAAGACCTGCTCACCCACCTCGGTGGCACCGACCGGGTCGGGACCGTCGAGACGCTCGGGCCGGCCACCCTCCACCTGCTCGGCCAATGGCTCGGCGAGACTCGACTCAGCATCCGCCCGATCCTCGACCTCGGCCGCACCGACGCCGTCGATGTCCACGACCCGCCGGCCTGGATGCGCGAGCTCGTCACCCTCCGCGACGGCCATTGCGTGTTCACGCACTGTGGCCGCGACGCCCGGTCCTGCGACCTGGACCACATCGACCCCTACGTCGCGATGGACGAAGGGGGTCCGCCCGGCCAGACCCGGCCGGACCATCTTGCGCCGCTGTGTCGAAGACACCACCGGCTCAAGACCTTCACCCGCTGGCGCTACCACCGCCTCCCCGACGGCAGCTACCAATGGACCGACCCCCAGGGTCACCGCTCCGACGTGCCCCTCTGAACATCCGCCCACCGACCGACCCCGCGAGGACCAGGCCTCGCGGGGCCACCGGCACGCCCGGATCCTGGGTACTGGCAGGTCGCAGCAGGCTCAGGTCGCTACCGTGGCCGATCCGCCTTCCAAGGAGTCACCACATGGACATGCGCCTCGAGCTCGTACCGCTCCCGACGGCCGACGTGGACCGGAGCCTGGAGTTCTACGTCGACCGCGTCGGCTTCCGCCTCGACCACGACGTCCAGCCCGGCAACGGGTTGCGAGTGGTCCAACTGACGCCACCCGGGTCCGCATGCTCGATCGTGATCGGCGTGGGAATGAGTGACCCTGGCGCCCCGCGGGTCCAGAATCTGCATCTCGTGGTCGACGACCTCGCAGAGGTCCGCGACCACCTGTCGAACCACCACGTCACGGTGTCCGAGGTGAATGACATGGGTGGCGTCAAGTACGCGTACTTCAGCGATCCTGATGGAAACTCCTGGGCACTCCAGGAGCTTCCGCAGCGCAGCTGAGCAGTGCCTCGACAACTGGAACCGGGGAGGTGCGATGCCCGAGGGTGACACCGTCTGGCAGGCCGCGAAGCGGCTGCGCCGGCTCGACGACCAGATCTTGGTCCACACCGACTTCCGGCTGCCGAGCCTGGCCACCACCGACCTCGCAGGCAGCCGGGTGCTCACCACCCGGTCGCGTGGCAAGCACCTGCTGACCCGTCTCGACAGCGGGCTGTCGCTCCACAGCCACCTCAAGATGGAGGGCAGCTGGGCGGTCCATGACCGAGGTGCCCGCTGGCGCAAGCCGGCCCACACCGCCCGAGTGGTGCTGCAGACGGAGTCGTTGGAGGCCGTCGGCTCCCAGATCGTGCTCGACCTGCTCCCCTCCGACCGCGAGGACGAGTACGTCGGGCGCCTCGGCCCGGATCTGCTCGGCGACGACTGGGACCCGGATGAGGCGGTCCGCCGGCTGGCTGCGCAGCCCGCCGTACCTCTTGCCGACGCGCTGCTGGACCAGCGCAACCTCGCCGGGATCGGCAACGTGTACAAGTGCGAGCTCTGCTTCCTCACCGGCGTCGACCCGCACCGTCCGGTCGGCGAGGTGTCTGACCTGCAGCGGCTGGTCAGCCTCGCCCGCCGCGTGCTGCTGGCCAACCGCGACCGGGTCGACCGGGTCACCACCGGACGGACGCGCCGCGGCGAGAGGACCTGGGTCTATGGCCGACGGGGCCCGTGCCTGCGCTGCGGGACGCCCATCGAGTACGACGAGCTCGGGCCGCCCGGTGCCGAACGCGGCACCTGGTGGTGTCCTCGCTGCCAGAGGTGACCGGACGCGCCACAATCGTGGTGTGGACGTCGACGACCTGCCGGAGGCAGAGCGGCTGTGGTGGGTGTTCGCGACCAGCACCGCGCTGGCGCGCCTGCGCCGTGACCCGACCTGGTCCTACGACCCCGCCTTCCACCTGTTGGCCCACGACGCTTCCGGCGGCGTGCGGCTGCGGATGCAGCGCATCCACCACGGCCGGTGCGTGCTCTGGGGCACCTGGCCGGACGCGAGCCCCAGCCCGCTGTGGACCGGGGTGCCCGGCTGGGCGACCTCCGACGCCGTCCACGACTGGCTGCAGCGCGACGGGGCGTCGTTCCTGGCCTGGGAGCACCGTGGCGAGTGGGACACCGCGACCCCCGAGGTGGACCTGGCCGTCCCGCTGGCTCCCCTGCTCGACGCGCAGGTGCCCGAGGCCCTGCTGACCGCCGCCCGCGAGGGCCGGGTCGCACCCGACGACCTCGCCGGGCTCGCCGGGTTCTCCGACCCTGGCGGGACCGAGGCGGACCTGGGCGAGGCGGCGGCCGTGCTGAGCGCAGCCCGCGACGACGCACCGGCCCTGCAGGGGACGGTACGGCGCCTGCTGGCGACCGAGATCCGCACCCAGATGATCGCCGCGGTCGAACGGGACCGCGTGCTCCCCCAGCGACCGGTTCCGCTGGTCCGCTGGGCCCGGATCGCCACCCCGCCGCCCGACTTCCAGTACGCGGTCCACCAGCAGGACGGTCGACTGGTTCCGGCGCTGGGCAACTCGCCCCTGGCCGAGCAGCACCGGATCACCCTCGGCAACCTGCTGTCCCGGCTGCACCGTGAGGAGGCGAGCGCGGAGGGCGGCAGCTGGCTGTTCGCACGGGTCCGGTTCGACGGGGTGAACGTGCACTTCGACCGGGCGTTCGACAGCCGGCCGCAGTGGTACGAGGACGAGGGCCCGTCGCTGGACACCCTGTGGGCCGAGATGGCCGGGCGCGCCCCGGACTGGCGGCCACCCTGGGCGCGCCTGCTGCCCCGGAGCTGAACGACGATCTCGCCGAGTGGTCCCGTACTGCGCCCGAGACGTCCTGTATTGCACGTGAGTGGTCGCCAATGGCGCACTATGTGACCACTCGGTGGCAATGTGGGACCACTCGGCGGACGAGGTGACCGCTACAGCAGCCGTCGGTCCGAGGCCCATCGGGTCAGCTCGTGGCGCGAGGAGAGCTGGAGCTTGCGCAGCACCGACCCCATGTGGGTCTCCACGGTCTTGGTGGAGATGAACAGCTCGGCGGCCACCTCCTTGTAGGAGTAGCCGCGCGCGATCAGCCGCATCACCTCCCGCTCCCGCTCGGTGAGCCGATCGAGGTCCTCATCGACCTGGGCGACCTCGATCGTGCCTGCGAAGGCGTCCAGCACGAAACCGGCCAGCCGCGGCGAGAAGACCGCGTCGCCCGAGGCGACCCGGCCGATGGCGTCGATCAGCTCAGGACCGGTGATGGTCTTGGTGACGTAGCCGCGGGCGCCCGCGCGGATCGTGCCGATGACGTCCTCGGCCGCGTCCGACACCGACAGTGCGAGGAACTGGGTGGAGGCCGGCGTCGCGGGCGTCCGGAAAGCACCGACTCGTCGCATCACTTCCGCACCACCGCCGCCGGGCAGGTGCACATCGAGCAGCACCACCTCCGGATGGTGCTTCTGGACAGCGGCGACGGCCTCGTCGACGTCGGCAGCCTCGGCCAGAACGTCGACCGCCGTACCGATCTCGGCGCGTACGCCGGACCGGAACATCGCGTGGTCGTCCACGATCACCACGGTGTGCTTCACGTCCCTGACTCCTTCGACGGCTCGTCCCAGGGCATCGACAGCCTGATCTCGGTGCCCGCCCCGGGGTTGCTGCGCACCTCGGCCACACCGCCGTGCCGCTGCATCCGGTCGATGATGCTGTTGCGCACTCCGTGCCGATCCGGAGCGACGTCGGCCAACTCGAACCCATGGCCTCGGTCGCGGACGAACACCTCGATGCCGGTGGCCGCGACCTCGGCGTACACGTCGACCTTGCCGGCACCGCTGTGCTTGGCGGCGTTGAGCATCGCCTCCCGTGCGGCGAGCACCACGGGCCGGGCGGACTCCGGGAGCGGTCGGTCGCCGACGCTGACGACCTCGACGGGTACGCCGGTGCCGTCCTCGATCTCGGCCGCGGCCTGGCGCAGCGCGGCGACCAGGGTGGTCTCTCCGCCGTCCGGTGCGTCGTAGAGCCAGGACCGGAGGTCCCGCTCCTGGGCGCGCGCCAGCCTGGCGACCGTCGCCGGGTCCTCGGCGGACTTCTGGATCATCGCCAGGGTCTGCAGCACGGAGTCGTGCAGGTGTGCGGCGACGTCGGCGCGCTCCTGCGATCGGACCCGCTCGGCACGCTCTTCGGACAGGTCGTTGGTCAGCCGCAGCAGCCACGGCCCGACGATGAACGCGAGGCCGAGGATGCCCAGCAGCGCGGCGATCCCGACATTGAGCGCGGCGTTCCAGTCGCCGCTCCGAAGCGAGAAGGTCACGATCGCAGCCACCAGTAGCAGCGTCCCGGCGACGACCCGCAGCCAGGCGCCCCAGCCCCCGCCACCGACCAGGGCGGCCAGTGGAGAGATCCGGCCACTGTCCAGCCAGCGCTCCCGCTGCGCCTCGTCGGCCTGCCTCCAGAGCACCGCCACCCCGGCGACCGCCAACATCGCCGGCCAGATCACGAACGCGCGGCCGGTCAGCGCACTGACCAGGGCCAGCGCCCCGAGCGCGATCGCCCCCATCGCGACCATCGGCCCGTAGTCGACGAGCCGCCGCACCCGACGCGGTCGCTTGCCCTGTCGGGCGGCGGCGGCAAGCCCGGGCGCTGCATCCTCGAAGTGCGGCTGCTCGCGGAGCAGCATCCACAGACCGGCGTACACCAGGACGCCGAAGCCTCCGAACACCGCCGCGACCAGGAACGCGATCCGCACCCACTGCACCGGAACCCCGAGGTGCACGGCCAGCCCGGCGGCGACTCCGCCCAGCATGCCCTCGTCGGTGCGACGGTAGGCACGCCGCACCGGCGCGGACGCGCCGCGAGGCGCGGTGCCGGGCACGGTACGGCGGGCAGTGGTCTCCATGGTGCTCCCATGGTGGCATCCGGGGCGGGCCCGCCACATCGGGAACCTCCCCTGCCCCGGGACCGGGGCACGATCAGGGCTGTCCCCGATGGTGCGCGGGCTGCGGCGAGGTCAGGCTTGCTGCCATGAGTACGACACAGGACCAGGGCGGCACCCGCCAGGAGCCGGCGGACGACGGACCCCAGGTCAACCGCGAGCAGCTCCACGACCTCGACCGGCTGCGCCGTAGCAGCACCGACCGCTACATCGCCGGGGTCGCCGGCGGCATCGGCCGGCACTTCGGCATCGACCCCACGATCATCCGGGTCGTCCTCGCGGTGGCCTGCTTCTTCGGCGGCGCCGGGCTGATCCTCTACGCCGCGGTGTGGCTCCTCGTGCCCGAGGACGATCACGCCCGGGCGCCGATCCCGGTGGGCGGAGAGGCCCGCCGGGTGCTGCTGATCGCAGCCGCGGTGATCGCCGCGTTGGCCCTGGTCGGGAACAGCTGGGGCGGCTTCGGCTGGCACTTCGCCTGGCCGCTCGTCGTGATCGCGGTGATCCTCGCGGTCGTCGTCGGCGGCCACCGTCGTGTCGAGGAGCGCCGTGCCGACGCCGCCTCCGGGCCGGGTGCGACCACACCAGGACCGAGCGACACCACCATCGTTCCGCCGACGGCCTGGCGGCCCCCGCCGCCGTCGTACCGTCCGAAGCGACCCGAGCGCGTCGGCCTGGTGCTGTTCTGGCCCACCCTCGCGCTGATCGCCGTCGGGCTGGGCGCCCTGGGCATCTACGACATCGACCACCACGTGGCCACCGGAGCCTGGGCGGCGGTCCCGCTGGGGATCATCGGCGTGATGCTCGTGGTCGGTGCCTTCGTGGGACGCCCCGGTGGACTGATCCTGCTCGGCCTGCTGGCGCTGCCCGCGCTGGCGGTGACCACGGCGGTCGGCAGTGCGGGACACTGGGAGGCGCGCACCGTGCACTACGCCCCGGCCAGCGCGGCACAGGTCCAGGACGACTATCGGATCAGCAACGGCAGCCTGGTGGTCGACCTGAGCACGGTGTCCGACCCGACCGCCCTGGCAGGCCGGCAGCTGGACCTGCGGATGAACGCCGGAGAGATCCGGGTGGTGCTTCCGCCGGGGGTGCGGGCCAGCGTCGACGCCTCGCTCGGGTTCGCCGGCGACGTGCAGGTCGGCAGCCGGGAGCAGTCCGGCTTCGGCCCCGAGCTGCACCGGATCGTCCCCGGAGGCGGCGCGAGCGCCTCCGCGCCACTGATGACCCTCGACGTGCACGGGCACGTCGGCCACATCCAGATCGAGCGCTACCGAGGTGACCACTGATGACCGACATGACCAACCAGCGGCCTGAGTACGGCGACCCGCCGCGCCGTGGCACCAAGGTGACCCATCTGGTGATCGGCCTGATCTACCTCGGCATCGTGGCCAGCTGGGCGCTGGGACAGGGCGGGGTGATCGGCTGGGGTGACTCGGCGTACGTCTTCCCCGCGGTGCTCGTCGGCGCCGGTCTGCTGGGCCTGGTGGCCTCGCTGGCCGGCCGTGGCTCGCGCCGGGCACCCGCACCGGCCCCGGTGGATGCTCCTGCGCCCGAGCCGGACGCCCCCGCCCACCCCACCGCGGGGCCAGCGGCCACCGCGGCCACCGCGAGCACCGCGAGCACTCCAGACACCCAAGACACCCAAGACACCCAGGACACCGAGGAGATCCGATGACCGAGCAACCCGGCTACACCCGGCCCGAGCCCAGGCGACTGGTCCGGCTGCCCGACGACAAGATGGTGGGCGGGGTCTGCTCGGGCATCGCCTGGCACCTCGGCGTCGACCCGACGCTGATCCGGGTGCTGACCGCGGTGGCCGGCGTGTTCGGCTTCCCCGTCGTACCCCTGGTCTACCTGCTGCTGTGGGTGATCGTGCCCGAGGGCGTCAGGACGACAGCGACCGGCTGATCACCTGGTTGGCGGCGTGCTGGAACCCCGCGACGACGCCCTCGAGGGTGAGCTGGCGCAGCCGGGAGAACATCTGCTCGAAGCGAGCGGCCTCCTCCTCGCTGTGCTCGCTCTCCCGGAAGGGCGTCACGATCTTGTCGCGCAGAATGGCCGTGAGCTCGTCGGCGAGCTCGTCCATGTGCCGGCCGATCGCCGCCGACGCCTCCACGAAGGAGTCGACGGGGATGTGCAGGTCGAGGGTCTGGACCGCGGAGTCGAACGGCGCGAGCACCTGGTAGCCGGCGCCCTCACGACGAAGCCCCTGCACCTTCACCAACGTGTCCAGGTCCTCATCGGAGAGTCGGCGACCGGCGCGCTTCTCGACCTGGCGGCGGGTCAGCGTCTCCCGCTTCTCGCTCGTCCATGAGGTGAGCATCGCCCGTTGCACCGCGAGGTCCTCGATCGGCGCCTCCAGCGGGATCCGGCTCAGGTACTTCTCGATGGCCGACAGCGTGAAGCCGTGGTCCTGCAGGGCCCGGATGAGGTCGAGCCGCGCGCGGTGCTGCGGCCCGTAGTAGGCCATCCGGCCACGTCGCTCGGGTGGCGGCAGCAGGCCGAGGCCGGCGTAGTACCGCGTGGTGCGCACCGTCATGCCGGTGGCCGCCGCCAGCTCGTCGACAGTGAGCAGTGCCTCGCCGTCGTCGTCAACCGGCTGCACCGACATCGTCACCACTCCCTCCACGCCCGATCCTGTCACGTCCTTGACGGTAACAGTAGAACTGGCACACTCTTGGTGCAATCACCAGCGAGCCCCCGCTTCCGCCTGCCTGAAGGATGGACCATGCCTGACCTCTACACCGACGAGCACGAGGACTTCCGGAGGACCGCACGGACCTTCTTCGACAAGGAGGTCGTCCCCCACCACGACCAGTGGGAGAAGGACGGGATCGTCCCGCGCGAGCTCTGGCTCAAGGCCGGCGAGGCGGGCCTGCTGTGCTTCGACGTCCCCGAGGAGTACGGCGGCGCCGGCGTGAACGACTTCCGCTACAACGTCGTGCTCTCCGAGGAGCAGACCCGCAGCGGGTGCAGCGGGCCGGGCTTCTCGGTGCACAGCGACATCATCGTCCCCTACCTCTCCGCGATCGCGACCGAGGAGCAGAAGCGGCGCTGGCTGCCCGGCTGCGTCAGCGGCGAGATCATCACCGCGATCGCGATGACCGAGCCGGGCGCCGGCAGCGACCTGCAGGGCGTGCGCACCCGGGCGATCGACAAGGGCGACCACTACGTCGTCAACGGCGCGAAGACGTTCATCAGCAACGGCATCAACGCCGACCTGGTGATCGTGGTCGCCAAGACCGACCCCGACGCCGGGCACCAGGGCATCAGCCTGCTCGTCGTCGAGCGTGGCATGGAGGGATTCGAACGCGGACGCAACCTGGACAAGATCGGACTGCATGCCCAGGACACCGCGGAGCTGAGCTTCACCGACGTCGTCGTACCCAAGGAGAACCTGCTCGGCGAGGAGGGCCAGGGCTTCGTCTACCTGATGCAGAACCTTCCCCAGGAGCGGCTGATCATCGCCGCCCAGGCCGTCGCCGCGTGCGAGAGCGTGGTCGAGATGTGCCTGGACTACGTCAAGACCCGCGAGGCGTTCGGCCGACCGATCGGGAAGTTCCAGAACACCCGGTTCACCCTCGCGGAGATGGCGACCGAGGCGCGCGTCGCCCGGGCCTTCCTGGACGACTGCCTGGCCAAGCACCTCGAGGGCAGGCTCGACGCCGTCGACGCCTCGATGGCGAAGTGGTGGTGCACCGAGCTGCAGAACAAGCTGGTCAACACCGGCGTCCAGCTGCACGGCGGCTACGGCTACATGATGGAGTACCCGATCGCGAAGGCCTACCTGGACAGCCGGATCTCCACCATCTACGGCGGGACGACCGAGATCCAGAAGGAGATCATCGGTCGCTTCCTCGGACTGTGACGACCCCCAGCGGGCGCGTCAGGAGGAGCGGAGATGAGGGACGTACGCACCGAGCGTGACGAGATCGAGGAGGCCGTCGCCGGCCGGACGATCGCGACCGCCCTCGCCCGGACGGTGGCGGACCACGGCGGCGAGCCGGCGTTCTCCGACAAGGTCGGCATCGACGGGCCCGGATGGCGCACACTGACCTGGCAGCAGACGCGCGACCGTGGACTCGACGTCGCCGCGGCGCTGGTCGACCTCGGCGTGGCACCCGGCGATCGGGTGGCGATCATGGCCTCGAACCGGCTCGAGCATGTGCTGGCCGACATCGGGGCGATGCACGCCGGCGCGGTGGCGATGTGATCTACAACACCCTCTCCCCCAGCCAGGTGGAGTACGTCGCCACACACTCCTCTCCGCGTGTCGTGGTGCTCGAGACCGCCGACCACGCAGCCCGCTGGTCAGCGGCACTGGCGCAGGCCGATCCCGCGCCTGTCGTCGTGGTGATCGACCCGCAGGCGGCGCATGACGGTGCCGTCACGTGGGACGACCTGCTCGCCCGCGGACACGCCACCCGCGCCCAGCACGAGGCAGAGGTCGAACGACGCTGGCAGGCGATCGCCCCCGCCGACCCGGCCACGATCCTCTACACCTCGGGCACGACCGGGCCTCCCAAGGGCGTGGTGATCAGCCACCACAACGTCCTCTTCGAGGCCGAGAGCAGCAGCCGCACCTCGCTGGTCGAGGGCGAACGGGTCACGCTCTCCTACCTCCCCTACGCCCACATCGCCGAGCGCGTCCTGGGCCTCTACCTGCCGCAGATCGACGGCGGCCACGTGCACCTGGTCGGAGACCCGGCCCTGCTCGTCGGCGCCCTGGGCGAGGTGCGGCCGACGGCGTTCTTCGGCGTACCGCGCGTGTGGGAGAAGATCCAGACCGGGATCGCGGGCCTGCTGGCCATGGAGGCCGACGAGCACAAGAGGCAGGCCGTGGCCGAGGCGATGGCCATCGCCCGGGAGTACGTCGAGTCACAGCAGGTCGGCCACACCACGAGCACCGACCTCCGGGCCCGGTACGACGCCGCCGCCGACGTACTGACTCCGATGAAGGCGATGCTGGGGCTCGACCGGGTGGCCTGGGCGGGCAGCGCCTCGGCCCCGATGCCGCTGGAGACGGCGCGCTTCTTCGCCGGGCTCGGCTTCTGCATCTTCGACATCTACGGGATGACCGAGACGACGGGCTCGGTGACCGCCTGCGGTCCGGGCACCTTCCGCCTGGGCAGTGTCGGCCGCGCCCAGCCCGGTATCGAGATCGCCATCGCCGACGACGGCGAGATCCTCACCCGAGGCCCGGTCAACACCGCGGGCTACCACGACAACCCGGCTGCGACGGCGCAGCTCGTCGATGCCGAGGGCTGGGTGCACACCGGCGACATCGGCCGCCTCGACGAGGACGGCTTCCTCTACGTCGTGGACCGCAAGAAGGAGATGATCATCACCTCGCAGGGCAAGAACATCGCGCCCTCGAACATCGAGAACCTGCTCAAGGAGAGCCCGCTCGTCGGGCACGCCCTCGCGTACGGCGACGGCCGGCCGTACGTCGTGGCGATCCTCACCCTCGATCCCGACGTGGCACCGGTGCTGGCGGGAAGGCTGGGGCTGGCGGACACCTCGCTGGAGGCGCTCGCCCGCGACGCGACGATCCTCGGCATGGTCGGCCAAGCGGTGGACGGCGCCAACGAGCGACTCTCGCGTCCCGAGCAGGTGAAGAGGTGGCGGCTGCTGCCGGTCGAATGGACGGCGGAGTCCGCCGAGCTGACGCCCACCCTCAAGCTCAAGCGACGGGTCGTCCACGAGCAGTACGCCGACGTGATCGACCAGCTGTACGCCTCCTGACCGGACGACGCGGTCGGCCACCGGTCAACGGCTGACCGTGGTCGACCGCTCACCGGGGCACAATCGGGCCATGACCGCCCTGACCCTCGGCACGTTGACCACCGAGCCGGCACTGGATCGACCCGATCTGCTCGGCACGTCGGTGCGGGAGACG includes:
- a CDS encoding MerR family transcriptional regulator; the encoded protein is MTGSGVEGVVTMSVQPVDDDGEALLTVDELAAATGMTVRTTRYYAGLGLLPPPERRGRMAYYGPQHRARLDLIRALQDHGFTLSAIEKYLSRIPLEAPIEDLAVQRAMLTSWTSEKRETLTRRQVEKRAGRRLSDEDLDTLVKVQGLRREGAGYQVLAPFDSAVQTLDLHIPVDSFVEASAAIGRHMDELADELTAILRDKIVTPFRESEHSEEEAARFEQMFSRLRQLTLEGVVAGFQHAANQVISRSLSS
- a CDS encoding AMP-dependent synthetase/ligase, which encodes MIYNTLSPSQVEYVATHSSPRVVVLETADHAARWSAALAQADPAPVVVVIDPQAAHDGAVTWDDLLARGHATRAQHEAEVERRWQAIAPADPATILYTSGTTGPPKGVVISHHNVLFEAESSSRTSLVEGERVTLSYLPYAHIAERVLGLYLPQIDGGHVHLVGDPALLVGALGEVRPTAFFGVPRVWEKIQTGIAGLLAMEADEHKRQAVAEAMAIAREYVESQQVGHTTSTDLRARYDAAADVLTPMKAMLGLDRVAWAGSASAPMPLETARFFAGLGFCIFDIYGMTETTGSVTACGPGTFRLGSVGRAQPGIEIAIADDGEILTRGPVNTAGYHDNPAATAQLVDAEGWVHTGDIGRLDEDGFLYVVDRKKEMIITSQGKNIAPSNIENLLKESPLVGHALAYGDGRPYVVAILTLDPDVAPVLAGRLGLADTSLEALARDATILGMVGQAVDGANERLSRPEQVKRWRLLPVEWTAESAELTPTLKLKRRVVHEQYADVIDQLYAS
- a CDS encoding response regulator transcription factor; this translates as MKHTVVIVDDHAMFRSGVRAEIGTAVDVLAEAADVDEAVAAVQKHHPEVVLLDVHLPGGGGAEVMRRVGAFRTPATPASTQFLALSVSDAAEDVIGTIRAGARGYVTKTITGPELIDAIGRVASGDAVFSPRLAGFVLDAFAGTIEVAQVDEDLDRLTEREREVMRLIARGYSYKEVAAELFISTKTVETHMGSVLRKLQLSSRHELTRWASDRRLL
- a CDS encoding AMP-binding protein; amino-acid sequence: MRDVRTERDEIEEAVAGRTIATALARTVADHGGEPAFSDKVGIDGPGWRTLTWQQTRDRGLDVAAALVDLGVAPGDRVAIMASNRLEHVLADIGAMHAGAVAM
- a CDS encoding ATP-binding protein, producing METTARRTVPGTAPRGASAPVRRAYRRTDEGMLGGVAAGLAVHLGVPVQWVRIAFLVAAVFGGFGVLVYAGLWMLLREQPHFEDAAPGLAAAARQGKRPRRVRRLVDYGPMVAMGAIALGALALVSALTGRAFVIWPAMLAVAGVAVLWRQADEAQRERWLDSGRISPLAALVGGGGWGAWLRVVAGTLLLVAAIVTFSLRSGDWNAALNVGIAALLGILGLAFIVGPWLLRLTNDLSEERAERVRSQERADVAAHLHDSVLQTLAMIQKSAEDPATVARLARAQERDLRSWLYDAPDGGETTLVAALRQAAAEIEDGTGVPVEVVSVGDRPLPESARPVVLAAREAMLNAAKHSGAGKVDVYAEVAATGIEVFVRDRGHGFELADVAPDRHGVRNSIIDRMQRHGGVAEVRSNPGAGTEIRLSMPWDEPSKESGT
- a CDS encoding acyl-CoA dehydrogenase family protein, producing MPDLYTDEHEDFRRTARTFFDKEVVPHHDQWEKDGIVPRELWLKAGEAGLLCFDVPEEYGGAGVNDFRYNVVLSEEQTRSGCSGPGFSVHSDIIVPYLSAIATEEQKRRWLPGCVSGEIITAIAMTEPGAGSDLQGVRTRAIDKGDHYVVNGAKTFISNGINADLVIVVAKTDPDAGHQGISLLVVERGMEGFERGRNLDKIGLHAQDTAELSFTDVVVPKENLLGEEGQGFVYLMQNLPQERLIIAAQAVAACESVVEMCLDYVKTREAFGRPIGKFQNTRFTLAEMATEARVARAFLDDCLAKHLEGRLDAVDASMAKWWCTELQNKLVNTGVQLHGGYGYMMEYPIAKAYLDSRISTIYGGTTEIQKEIIGRFLGL
- a CDS encoding DNA-formamidopyrimidine glycosylase family protein codes for the protein MPEGDTVWQAAKRLRRLDDQILVHTDFRLPSLATTDLAGSRVLTTRSRGKHLLTRLDSGLSLHSHLKMEGSWAVHDRGARWRKPAHTARVVLQTESLEAVGSQIVLDLLPSDREDEYVGRLGPDLLGDDWDPDEAVRRLAAQPAVPLADALLDQRNLAGIGNVYKCELCFLTGVDPHRPVGEVSDLQRLVSLARRVLLANRDRVDRVTTGRTRRGERTWVYGRRGPCLRCGTPIEYDELGPPGAERGTWWCPRCQR
- a CDS encoding PspC domain-containing protein, which translates into the protein MSTTQDQGGTRQEPADDGPQVNREQLHDLDRLRRSSTDRYIAGVAGGIGRHFGIDPTIIRVVLAVACFFGGAGLILYAAVWLLVPEDDHARAPIPVGGEARRVLLIAAAVIAALALVGNSWGGFGWHFAWPLVVIAVILAVVVGGHRRVEERRADAASGPGATTPGPSDTTIVPPTAWRPPPPSYRPKRPERVGLVLFWPTLALIAVGLGALGIYDIDHHVATGAWAAVPLGIIGVMLVVGAFVGRPGGLILLGLLALPALAVTTAVGSAGHWEARTVHYAPASAAQVQDDYRISNGSLVVDLSTVSDPTALAGRQLDLRMNAGEIRVVLPPGVRASVDASLGFAGDVQVGSREQSGFGPELHRIVPGGGASASAPLMTLDVHGHVGHIQIERYRGDH
- a CDS encoding PspC domain-containing protein, which produces MTEQPGYTRPEPRRLVRLPDDKMVGGVCSGIAWHLGVDPTLIRVLTAVAGVFGFPVVPLVYLLLWVIVPEGVRTTATG
- a CDS encoding HNH endonuclease signature motif containing protein; its protein translation is MSVAQTAGYSGASLGSHAPEHAVLDAVADARTRSMRAAAEELTCVLAWAHAHPGTPGDCASWQRALIPPDEDGLDRLGGPGTPAVAEFAVEQLAARLAVSTGSAMGLVADALDLAHRHPVLWGCVQAGACPVWTARRVVSACHALPAEAALWVDERTGHLAGTRAWRTVESTISYAIAKWDPEKTRAAEEQARDGRRLDIDLPGQGGNAADPDKVIAAAHIRGSLSVIDAIKFEALVAAQAAELAATGDTSSLDIRRAKALGVIADQLITGELTFCSAETGVSSATRPAPKSCLPATLYVHVTLEDLLTHLGGTDRVGTVETLGPATLHLLGQWLGETRLSIRPILDLGRTDAVDVHDPPAWMRELVTLRDGHCVFTHCGRDARSCDLDHIDPYVAMDEGGPPGQTRPDHLAPLCRRHHRLKTFTRWRYHRLPDGSYQWTDPQGHRSDVPL
- a CDS encoding VOC family protein translates to MDMRLELVPLPTADVDRSLEFYVDRVGFRLDHDVQPGNGLRVVQLTPPGSACSIVIGVGMSDPGAPRVQNLHLVVDDLAEVRDHLSNHHVTVSEVNDMGGVKYAYFSDPDGNSWALQELPQRS